In a genomic window of Bacillota bacterium:
- the pcrA gene encoding DNA helicase PcrA — protein MELKNQLNQAQWEAVSAADGPLLVIAGAGSGKTRVLTYRIAYLLTERQVPSYRILAVTFTNKAAKEMKERVAALVGYTGEQIWVSTFHSMCVQILRREAEYIGYNRNFLIFDTTDQLTVIRDCLKELNLDPKNFDPRWLLNAISSAKNELIGPDEYDRRASDYRENTIARVYARYQAKLRENNAFDFDDLIMYTVLLFRHHPQVLAWYQDRFQHILVDEYQDTNHAQYVLIKALAEKWQNLFVVGDDDQSIYKFRGADIRNILEFERDYPRARTIKLEQNYRSTQNILDAANAVIANNPGRKGKRLWTDRGEGELLRTAQLPDERQEAGYVADQIQRMVSEEGRSYKDFTILYRTHAQSRTLEEEFMRRGLPYTIVSGVRFYERKEIKDLLAYLRLIHNPSDNYSFQRIINVPKRGIGDTTVGRLVDYSAAAGISNFAALDHLDAINTISTSFANKLRQFRDLINSLRQQAEVMTVTQLTEKVLEDTGYLPELQREGTVDAEGRIENLKEFLSVTKQFEAENEPADLGALLEHVALVSDVDNLEEDADAVRMMTFHGAKGLEFPVVFMVGMEEGVFPHSRSQWEPEELEEERRLCYVGITRAMERLFLTSAKQRTLYGNTTLNYPSRFLEEIPEELVEVDLDGSLSMGFSTQISSGSRQGVGANWERVAPPRPRRKRPEPEAAEFAPGDKVKHGTFGVGTVVAVSDSKGTPLYTIAFPDVGIKQILAGYVPLQRV, from the coding sequence TTGGAGCTGAAGAATCAACTGAACCAGGCCCAGTGGGAGGCGGTATCCGCTGCCGATGGGCCCTTATTAGTTATTGCCGGTGCCGGTTCGGGGAAGACCAGAGTCCTCACCTACCGGATTGCCTATCTGTTGACGGAGCGCCAGGTGCCTTCCTATCGGATTTTGGCAGTGACCTTTACTAACAAAGCCGCGAAGGAAATGAAGGAACGGGTGGCAGCCCTGGTTGGGTATACGGGAGAGCAGATCTGGGTCAGTACCTTTCACTCTATGTGTGTACAGATTCTGCGGCGAGAGGCGGAATACATCGGGTATAATCGGAATTTCCTGATCTTCGACACTACCGATCAGTTGACGGTGATCAGGGACTGTCTCAAGGAGCTGAATCTGGACCCCAAGAACTTTGATCCCCGTTGGCTGCTCAACGCCATTTCTTCCGCGAAAAATGAGTTGATCGGCCCCGATGAATACGATCGACGGGCCAGCGACTACCGGGAAAACACCATTGCCCGGGTATATGCGCGCTATCAGGCTAAGCTGAGGGAAAACAACGCCTTTGATTTCGATGACCTGATCATGTATACGGTGCTGCTCTTTCGCCATCACCCCCAGGTGTTGGCTTGGTACCAGGATCGGTTCCAACACATTTTGGTGGATGAGTACCAAGACACCAACCATGCCCAATACGTTTTGATCAAGGCCCTGGCAGAGAAGTGGCAAAATCTTTTTGTGGTGGGCGACGACGATCAGTCAATTTATAAATTCCGGGGCGCCGATATTCGCAATATCTTGGAGTTTGAGCGAGACTATCCCCGGGCTCGCACCATCAAGCTGGAGCAAAACTACCGTTCCACCCAAAACATCCTGGATGCTGCCAATGCCGTGATTGCCAACAATCCAGGGCGCAAGGGAAAACGGCTGTGGACCGATCGGGGTGAGGGGGAGCTGCTGCGCACCGCGCAACTGCCCGATGAGAGGCAGGAAGCCGGATATGTTGCCGATCAAATCCAGCGGATGGTCAGTGAAGAAGGTCGGTCTTATAAGGACTTTACGATTTTATATCGGACCCATGCTCAGTCCCGGACTCTGGAAGAAGAGTTTATGCGTCGGGGCCTGCCCTACACCATCGTGTCGGGGGTTAGATTCTACGAGCGGAAAGAGATCAAGGATCTCCTGGCCTACCTCAGACTAATTCACAACCCCAGCGACAATTACAGCTTTCAGCGCATCATCAATGTCCCCAAGCGGGGGATTGGGGATACCACCGTGGGACGCTTGGTCGATTACAGCGCCGCAGCGGGGATCAGTAACTTTGCCGCCCTGGACCATCTCGATGCCATCAACACCATTTCAACCTCCTTTGCCAACAAGCTGCGGCAGTTTCGGGATCTGATCAACTCCCTGCGCCAGCAGGCCGAGGTGATGACGGTAACCCAGTTAACGGAAAAGGTCCTGGAGGATACGGGGTACTTGCCGGAACTGCAAAGGGAGGGCACCGTAGATGCTGAGGGACGCATCGAGAACCTGAAGGAGTTTCTCTCGGTGACCAAGCAGTTTGAGGCGGAGAATGAGCCCGCGGATCTTGGGGCTTTGTTGGAGCATGTGGCGCTAGTTTCCGATGTCGACAATCTCGAAGAGGATGCCGACGCGGTGCGGATGATGACCTTCCACGGGGCAAAGGGACTGGAGTTTCCCGTTGTTTTCATGGTAGGAATGGAGGAGGGGGTCTTTCCCCACAGTCGGTCTCAGTGGGAGCCTGAAGAATTGGAGGAAGAAAGACGCCTCTGCTACGTGGGAATCACCAGAGCGATGGAGCGGTTGTTCTTAACCAGCGCTAAACAACGGACACTGTACGGCAATACCACCTTAAACTATCCCTCGCGCTTTCTGGAAGAGATTCCCGAGGAGTTGGTTGAGGTGGATCTAGACGGGAGCTTGTCCATGGGCTTCTCAACCCAGATAAGCAGCGGCAGCCGCCAGGGAGTTGGCGCTAACTGGGAGAGGGTGGCGCCGCCCAGGCCCCGGCGAAAGCGACCGGAGCCTGAGGCCGCTGAGTTTGCTCCTGGAGATAAAGTCAAACACGGCACCTTTGGCGTCGGGACCGTTGTCGCGGTCTCGGATTCCAAGGGAACGCCACTGTATACAATCGCCTTTCCCGATGTGGGGATCAAACAGATTCTGGCTGGCTACGTTCCTCTGCAGAGGGTGTGA
- a CDS encoding bifunctional phosphoribosyl-AMP cyclohydrolase/phosphoribosyl-ATP diphosphatase HisIE, giving the protein MKIEDLQFNQGLIPAIAQDADSGEVLMLAYMNREALEKTLETGMAWYYSRSRQSLWLKGETSGHHQLVKEIRTDCDQDAILLRVVQQGAGACHEGYRSCFHYPVEDSDGEARPELTFDPDEVYQDKSSGIIDELFNLIAQRKDHPIEGSYTNYLFTQGIDKILKKVGEETAEVIIGAKNPGTEEMVYEIADLVYHLLVLLVAKGATPGDVLTELSSRRK; this is encoded by the coding sequence ATTAAAATAGAGGATTTGCAGTTTAACCAGGGACTGATTCCTGCCATTGCCCAAGATGCTGACAGTGGCGAGGTGTTGATGTTAGCCTATATGAATCGGGAAGCTTTGGAGAAAACCCTGGAGACAGGGATGGCCTGGTATTACAGCCGCAGCCGACAATCCTTGTGGCTCAAGGGTGAGACCTCGGGGCATCATCAACTGGTGAAGGAGATCAGAACCGATTGCGATCAGGATGCCATTTTGCTGCGGGTGGTGCAGCAGGGGGCGGGAGCCTGTCATGAAGGCTATCGATCCTGCTTTCACTATCCGGTGGAGGACAGCGACGGCGAGGCAAGGCCGGAGCTAACCTTTGATCCCGATGAGGTTTATCAGGACAAGTCTTCGGGGATCATTGATGAGCTATTTAACCTAATCGCCCAACGCAAAGATCATCCCATCGAGGGGTCCTATACCAATTATTTGTTCACCCAGGGGATTGATAAAATCCTGAAGAAGGTGGGGGAGGAGACCGCCGAGGTGATCATCGGTGCTAAGAACCCTGGAACGGAGGAAATGGTCTACGAGATAGCAGATCTTGTGTATCACCTCCTGGTGCTCTTGGTGGCCAAGGGCGCAACGCCCGGGGATGTGTTGACGGAACTCAGTTCCCGGCGGAAGTAG